A single region of the Theileria annulata chromosome 4, complete sequence, *** SEQUENCING IN PROGRESS *** genome encodes:
- a CDS encoding uncharacterized protein (Tap349h10.p1c.cand.80 - score = 8.98;~1 probable transmembrane helix predicted for TA07455 by TMHMM2.0 at aa 2-21;~Signal peptide predicted for TA07455 by SignalP 2.0 HMM (Signal peptide probability 0.761, signal anchor probability 0.235) with cleavage site probability 0.699 between residues 21 and 22), whose protein sequence is MLILVKIGLLLLFFGIIGIFGKNTEFTLDDTELSEKLSLRILKQGNLTSEPIKKGSKIQLKIKSFSPQLNQQITGEVTQTFIVGEHNIKPLNEALLDMRIGEIRRLGVPIASYGKIFYEFSLLKTITHQEL, encoded by the exons ATGCTAATTTTGGTTAAAATAGGGCTATTGCTGTTGttttttggaattattggaatttttggaaaaaaCACCGAATTTACACTCGACGACACCGAATTAAGCGAGAAACTGTCACTAAGAATATTAAAGCAAGGGAATCTAACATCAGAACCGATTAAAAAAGGTAGTAAAATCCAACTCAAAATCAAGTCATTCTCACCTCAACTGAACCAACAAATTACAGGCGAAGTTACCCAAACCTTCATT GTAGGAGAACATAATATAAAACCATTGAATGAAGCTTTGTTGGACATGAGAATAGGTGAAATAAg GAGACTGGGTGTTCCAATTGCTTCCTACGGCAAAATCTTCTATGAGTTCTCACTTCTCAAAACTATAACACATCAAGAATTATAA
- a CDS encoding vesicle transport (Sec1 family) protein, putative (Tap349h10.p1c.cand.81 - score = 34.61), which translates to MELEFDLQEFQKRSLSEMLRLSEEELEGRSLKTWKVLIYDDESRKIISPILRIGDLRRQGVTLNLSLSDRREPLPGVDAVYLVTPNEENVNVILSDAREKKYSRVHLNFTTFTSDVFLSDFARKFAEINAFNSVASVTDRYLHFVSLSPVTFSLNLPLAFKSFYGDSSEETADAVLETLVDRLLSVLVTSGSLPFIRAPRSNSPASSVSQRLSTKLFELVSSGKGLNLSSYNRPLCIILDRTIDLGTMIQHSWNYQPLLHDLFGIDNNKVTISSGLTRKSFDLESSDKIYHSILSLPLSEVAMYISNSLEYYNTQITQINKSDDSGNLVNAINAIPQLTEQKRLLDMHTNIATTLVDTVKQRDIDRFYEFEYDLDIMYDKNSLQAFEDLLNNTNATPMDKYRSLLILSLSKPNISDEVMNEYEERIKKPSGLKCEGLKGLRNIMRIGDFSSNILKHIQTAVMNPSGATNQSAPLNQSFVNTSSAMNDKKNESSQPKSEPSQAHKKLANYSSKLIGTGYNLFKVRYGACTLQFSYYPLKGGVRNLLPRKKNLHIVKIVEDLINNSESISDDFVLFDPKISDAPTTKSNKRITCKKCFIFIVGGASYNEALAISELSTKLKHTVIYLVELIVVIVT; encoded by the exons ATGGAGCTGGAATTTGATTTGCAGGAGTTCCAGAAGCGCTCACTCTCGGAGATGTTGAGGCTGTCGGAGGAGGAGCTGGAGGGCAGAAGTTTGAAGACGTGGAAAGTACTAATATATGACGACGAATCTCGTAAGATAATAAGCCCAATTCTACGCATTGGTGACCTTAGACGACAAGGAGTAACTCTTAATTTGAGTCTGTCAGATCGTCGTGAACCATTACCGGGAGTTGACGCAGTGTATTTGGTTACTCCAAATGAGGAGAATGTGAACGTAATTCTGTCCGACGCCCGAGAGAAAAAGTACTCGCGAGTGCATTTAAACTTCACAACGTTCACCTCTGACGTCTTTCTGAGTGATTTTGCACGTAAATTTGCAGAGATAAACGCGTTCAATTCAGTGGCCTCAGTTACTGACCGCTATCTCCACTTTGTTTCACTATCGCCCGTGACCTTTTCACTTAACCTGCCATTAGCATTCAAATCTTTTTACGGCGACAGTTCTGAAGAGACCGCCGATGCTGTTTTGGAAACACTTGTTGACCGACTACTCTCAGTACTTGTAACCTCTGGGTCACTTCCATTCATCCGCGCGCCACGCTCCAACTCACCAGCCTCTTCAGTCTCACAGAGATTATCCACCAAGTTGTTTGAACTAGTGAGTTCAGGGAAGGGCCTGAATCTCTCGAGTTATAATAGACCCTTATGTATAATTTTGGACAGGACTATAGACCTGGGAACCATGATCCAGCATAGCTGGAACTACCAACCGCTTTTGCATGACCTTTTTGGAATTGATAACAACAAGGTGACAATCTCGTCCGGACTCACAAGGAAATCCTTTGACCTTGAGTCTAGCGATAAAATCTATCATTCCATTCTATCACTGCCACTTTCTGAGGTCGCAATGTACATTTCAAACTCACTCgaatattataatacacaaattacacaaattaataaat CGGATGATAGTGGGAATTTGGTAAATGCGATAAATGCAATACCACAACTGACTGAGCAGAAAAGGTTATTGGACATGCACACTAATATAGCTACTACACTGGTAGACACAGTAAAACAACGTGATATTGACCGGTTCTACGAGTTTGAGTATGACCTTGACATCATGTATGACAAGAACTCACTTCAAGCCTTTGaagatttattaaataacaCAAACGCAACACCAATGGACAAATATCGTTCATTACTCATTCTATCACTCTCAAAAc CTAATATAAGTGATGAGGTAATGAATGAGTATGAGGAGAGGATAAAGAAACCCAGTGGTTTAAAATGTGAAGGTTTAAAGGGTTTAAGGAACATAATGCGCATCGGTGATTTCAGCTCAAATATTCTTAAACACATTCAAACCGCTGTTATGAATCCCAGTGGTGCCACCAATCAGTCAGCTCCTTTAAATCAATCCTTTGTAAATACAAGCTCCGCAATGAATGATAAGAAGAATGAGTCTAGTCAGCCTAAATCTGAACCTTCTCAAGCTCACAAGAAACTTGCTAATTATAGTAGTAAACTTATTGGTACAGGATATAACTTGTTTAAGgtccgttacggtgcttgtaCACTCCAATTTAGTTATTACCCCCTGAAAGGG GGTGTTCGTAATTTATTGCCTAGAAAGAAGAATTTACATATAGTGAAGATAGTCGAGGACCTGATAAATAATTCCGAGAGCATTTCAGATGATTTTGTACTATTTGACCCCAAAATCTCAGATGCGCCAACCACCAAATCGAATAAGAGAATTACttgtaaaaaatgtttCATATTCATAGTTGGAGGTGCTTCATACAATGAAGCTCTAGCCATCTCAGAATTATCCACAAAACTCAAACACACAGTAATATACTTAGTAGAGTTAATTGTAGTAATAGTTACATAG